The Shewanella sp. MTB7 genome includes a window with the following:
- the folB gene encoding dihydroneopterin aldolase translates to MDRVLIRQLKIETIIGIYEWEKQIHQTLLVDLDMAWDNRPAAATDDYKHALCYETVSNRLTALITDKPIELIETVAEMIASCLMSEFTVPWVKVTVMKPGAVPTAVAVGVEIERGHT, encoded by the coding sequence ATGGATAGGGTATTAATCAGGCAGTTAAAAATTGAAACCATTATCGGTATCTATGAATGGGAGAAACAGATCCACCAAACTTTGTTGGTCGATCTTGATATGGCTTGGGACAATAGACCCGCGGCGGCAACAGATGATTATAAACATGCACTCTGCTATGAGACGGTATCAAATCGCTTGACGGCACTCATTACAGATAAGCCTATTGAGTTGATTGAGACTGTGGCTGAAATGATTGCAAGCTGCCTAATGAGTGAGTTTACTGTGCCTTGGGTTAAAGTGACCGTTATGAAGCCGGGTGCTGTACCCACCGCTGTTGCTGTTGGTGTAGAGATTGAGCGAGGACATACTTAA
- a CDS encoding GatB/YqeY domain-containing protein has protein sequence MSLIDQLKEQMKDAMRAKAKVRLGTIRMALAAVKQIEVDTRETLNDDQAIAVLTKMVKQRRDSIVQYSAAGRDELAAIEAEEIKVLEEFLPQPLSEEEIVQLVDASIIEMQASSMADMGKVMGALKPKVLGRADMAAIGAMIRAKLK, from the coding sequence ATGAGCCTAATTGATCAGCTAAAAGAACAGATGAAAGACGCTATGCGTGCCAAAGCAAAGGTACGCTTAGGGACTATTCGTATGGCACTAGCCGCCGTCAAACAGATTGAAGTGGATACCCGCGAAACTCTTAATGACGATCAGGCTATAGCGGTCTTAACCAAAATGGTTAAACAGCGTCGCGATTCGATTGTACAATACAGTGCAGCCGGACGTGATGAGCTAGCAGCAATTGAAGCAGAAGAGATCAAGGTTCTTGAAGAATTTCTGCCTCAACCTCTTTCCGAAGAGGAAATTGTTCAGCTAGTTGATGCAAGCATTATTGAAATGCAAGCATCCTCCATGGCGGATATGGGTAAAGTAATGGGAGCATTAAAACCTAAAGTCTTAGGCAGAGCAGACATGGCGGCTATTGGCGCTATGATCAGAGCAAAACTTAAGTAA
- a CDS encoding SAM-dependent methyltransferase, which produces MKSLYLCPKCEQPLLIHETSQGLHCCKKHHFDKNENGYWIFSQAKKPQIDSRQIMRAKRFLLESGIFQPVVDVIETMIQQAEFAEGPINYLDYECGEGYYLRTIKDKLTQSPKGEELTQRLNAYGITEAENAIFSAAKIQSEANAEAQAQDETVDTEATDSHFIVSTLKKLPFASESFDLITLIDKQLKGKELIRLLKTGGYLIQVSPAPRHLWQIKSMVYPELTEKELALPKSSELELLHTEQVSFTLSIDGTQALALLEMTPYAWRANEKVRKQLAASSFDHLEIDFLISLSKKI; this is translated from the coding sequence ATGAAAAGTCTTTACCTTTGTCCTAAGTGCGAACAACCTCTGTTAATTCATGAGACTTCTCAAGGGCTGCACTGCTGTAAGAAACACCATTTTGATAAGAATGAAAATGGTTATTGGATTTTTAGTCAGGCTAAGAAACCACAAATTGATTCTAGGCAGATAATGAGAGCGAAACGGTTCCTGTTGGAATCTGGCATTTTTCAACCCGTTGTCGACGTCATCGAAACGATGATACAACAGGCAGAATTCGCTGAAGGCCCGATTAACTATTTAGATTACGAGTGTGGTGAAGGTTATTATTTAAGAACCATTAAGGACAAGTTAACCCAGAGTCCTAAGGGTGAAGAGCTTACACAAAGGCTGAATGCTTACGGGATCACCGAGGCTGAAAATGCGATTTTTTCAGCAGCTAAAATCCAGTCAGAAGCGAATGCTGAAGCGCAAGCACAAGATGAAACCGTCGATACAGAAGCGACTGATAGCCATTTTATCGTCAGTACATTAAAGAAGTTGCCTTTTGCCAGTGAAAGCTTTGATTTGATCACCTTGATTGATAAACAGCTTAAAGGAAAGGAGTTAATCAGGCTGTTAAAAACGGGTGGGTATCTCATTCAAGTTTCACCGGCGCCGCGCCATTTATGGCAGATAAAGTCGATGGTTTATCCTGAGCTAACTGAAAAAGAGCTGGCTTTACCTAAGTCGAGTGAGCTTGAGTTACTGCACACTGAACAAGTGAGCTTTACGCTGTCTATCGATGGAACCCAAGCTTTAGCATTACTTGAGATGACGCCATATGCTTGGCGTGCTAATGAGAAAGTGCGTAAACAGTTAGCAGCAAGCTCATTTGATCATCTTGAGATCGATTTTCTTATTAGTTTATCTAAGAAGATATAG
- a CDS encoding Lpp/OprI family alanine-zipper lipoprotein, with product MNKKLLMIAGVAMTALLGGCANTTALEESVANLGNKVDQLSTEVSALKSQQGSLSADVQEATAAALVGVAESERANARIDNIASSYKK from the coding sequence ATGAACAAAAAATTACTTATGATCGCTGGCGTAGCAATGACTGCCCTTCTAGGTGGCTGTGCAAACACTACTGCTCTTGAAGAAAGTGTGGCTAACCTTGGCAACAAAGTTGACCAGCTATCTACAGAAGTTAGCGCACTTAAGTCTCAGCAAGGTTCTCTTTCTGCTGATGTTCAAGAAGCTACTGCTGCAGCATTAGTTGGTGTTGCAGAATCTGAACGTGCAAATGCTCGTATCGACAATATTGCTTCTTCTTACAAGAAGTAA
- the tsaD gene encoding tRNA (adenosine(37)-N6)-threonylcarbamoyltransferase complex transferase subunit TsaD, with the protein MRVLGIETSCDETGVAVYDDELGLLSHTLYSQVKLHADYGGVVPELASRDHVRKIVPLVKQALAEANCTFDDIDGVAYTKGPGLVGALLVGACMGRALAYSWGKPAIGVHHMEGHLLAPMLEDDVPAFPFLALLVSGGHSMLVAVEGIGKYDVLGESVDDAAGEAFDKTAKLMGLDYPGGPRLSKLAAEGETGHYRFPRPMTDKPGLNFSFSGLKTFAANTIAKEPDDHQTRANIALAFEEAVVDTLSIKCRRALTQTGYQNLVIAGGVSANTRLRSSLAEMMTSLGGKVYYPRGEFCTDNGAMIAYAGLQRLKAGQMDDLGVKGVPRWPLDTLPPV; encoded by the coding sequence ATGCGGGTTTTAGGTATTGAAACATCTTGCGATGAAACAGGGGTTGCTGTTTATGATGATGAGCTAGGCTTGTTGTCGCATACATTGTACAGCCAGGTAAAACTACATGCCGATTATGGTGGGGTTGTTCCAGAACTAGCTTCTAGAGATCACGTCAGAAAAATCGTTCCTCTTGTTAAGCAGGCATTAGCTGAGGCTAATTGCACTTTCGATGATATTGATGGAGTAGCTTATACCAAGGGGCCTGGATTGGTCGGTGCTCTACTTGTGGGGGCTTGTATGGGAAGAGCATTAGCCTATTCTTGGGGCAAACCAGCCATAGGTGTTCATCATATGGAGGGCCATCTGCTCGCGCCTATGCTTGAAGATGATGTGCCAGCATTTCCATTTCTTGCGCTGCTTGTTTCTGGCGGGCATTCAATGTTGGTGGCCGTTGAAGGAATAGGTAAGTACGACGTTTTAGGTGAGTCGGTCGATGATGCGGCAGGTGAAGCATTTGATAAAACGGCTAAGTTGATGGGGTTAGATTACCCTGGTGGTCCACGTTTATCGAAATTAGCTGCTGAAGGTGAAACAGGACATTACCGTTTCCCGCGCCCTATGACTGATAAACCGGGTCTTAACTTTAGCTTTTCTGGCTTAAAAACATTTGCCGCTAATACTATTGCTAAAGAGCCCGATGATCACCAGACCCGGGCTAATATTGCGTTAGCGTTTGAAGAGGCTGTGGTCGATACCTTGTCGATAAAATGCCGCCGTGCATTAACGCAAACGGGTTATCAAAATCTAGTGATTGCTGGCGGTGTGAGTGCCAATACGCGTTTGCGTAGTTCACTTGCCGAGATGATGACCTCGCTTGGGGGTAAGGTTTACTACCCTAGAGGTGAGTTCTGTACCGATAATGGTGCCATGATTGCTTATGCGGGTTTACAAAGACTGAAGGCGGGTCAAATGGATGATCTGGGTGTGAAAGGTGTGCCACGTTGGCCATTGGATACGCTTCCACCGGTATAA
- the rpsU gene encoding 30S ribosomal protein S21, which translates to MPIIKVRDNEPFDVALRRFKRSCEKAGILADVRAREFYEKPTTARKRAKAAAVKRLAKKLSRENARRVRLY; encoded by the coding sequence ATGCCAATAATTAAAGTACGCGATAACGAACCATTTGACGTAGCTTTACGTCGTTTTAAGCGCTCTTGTGAAAAAGCTGGTATCTTAGCTGATGTTCGTGCTCGTGAGTTTTACGAGAAGCCAACAACTGCACGTAAGCGTGCTAAAGCCGCTGCTGTTAAGCGTCTTGCTAAGAAACTTTCACGCGAAAACGCTCGTCGCGTACGTTTATACTAA
- the rpoD gene encoding RNA polymerase sigma factor RpoD, producing MEHTPQSQLKLLLAKGKEQGYLTYAEVNDHLPADMVDADQIEDIVQMINDMGIRVYEEAPDADDIMMSEDSTDDDAAEEAAAALATVEAELGRTTDPVRMYMREMGTVELLTREGEIVIAKRIEEGINTVQASVAEYPQAIAMILEQFDRYEAEEVRLSDIISGFVDPNAEDVAPTATHVGSELSDEELDDEDDESEDDDDEEEEGPKGPDPEEAKERFTQLRTAHENTLRIINLKGRGHPESTLALFEIGEIFKEFRLMPKQFDRLVKSMRAMMDRVRVQERLIMKLCVEQAKMPKKNFVKGYTSDESSIAWFDEELASKKPYVEGLEMVEHDVRRCRTKLDIIERETGLAIAAIKDINRRMSIGEAKARRAKKEMVEANLRLVISIAKKYTNRGLQFLDLIQEGNIGLMKAVDKFEYRRGYKFSTYATWWIRQAITRSIADQARTIRIPVHMIETINKLNRISRQMLQEMGREPTPEELAERMMMPEDKIRKVLKIAKEPISMETPIGDDEDSHLGDFIEDTTLELPLDSATGESLKNATHEVLAGLTAREAKVLRMRFGIDMNTDHTLEEVGKQFDVTRERIRQIEAKALRKLRHPSRSEILKSFLDE from the coding sequence ATGGAGCACACTCCTCAGTCGCAACTTAAATTGTTGCTTGCCAAAGGTAAAGAGCAAGGTTACTTAACCTATGCAGAAGTGAATGATCACTTGCCTGCAGATATGGTCGATGCTGACCAGATCGAAGATATTGTCCAGATGATAAATGACATGGGTATTCGGGTCTATGAAGAGGCGCCGGATGCTGATGACATCATGATGTCTGAGGACAGCACCGATGACGATGCTGCCGAAGAAGCTGCTGCTGCACTTGCAACAGTAGAGGCCGAATTAGGCCGCACAACGGATCCAGTCCGCATGTATATGCGTGAAATGGGTACCGTCGAACTTCTAACACGTGAAGGCGAAATTGTTATCGCCAAGCGTATAGAAGAAGGGATCAACACAGTTCAGGCATCCGTTGCGGAATATCCACAAGCAATTGCCATGATCCTTGAGCAATTCGACCGCTACGAAGCTGAAGAAGTCCGTCTATCTGACATTATCTCAGGTTTTGTCGACCCAAATGCTGAAGATGTCGCTCCAACAGCAACTCACGTTGGTTCAGAGCTCTCTGATGAAGAGCTTGATGATGAAGATGATGAGTCTGAAGATGACGATGATGAAGAAGAGGAAGGTCCAAAAGGTCCAGATCCTGAAGAAGCTAAAGAGCGCTTCACTCAACTTCGTACTGCCCATGAGAACACCCTTAGAATTATCAATCTAAAAGGTCGTGGACACCCAGAATCAACATTAGCACTTTTTGAAATCGGTGAGATTTTCAAAGAGTTCCGTTTAATGCCTAAGCAGTTTGATCGCTTAGTCAAAAGCATGCGCGCCATGATGGACAGAGTTCGAGTTCAAGAACGTCTCATCATGAAATTGTGTGTTGAACAAGCTAAGATGCCAAAGAAAAACTTCGTTAAAGGTTACACCTCTGACGAAAGTAGCATCGCATGGTTTGACGAAGAACTTGCCTCGAAAAAGCCTTATGTTGAAGGTTTAGAGATGGTTGAGCATGACGTTCGTCGTTGTCGTACTAAGCTTGATATTATTGAAAGAGAAACTGGACTTGCGATCGCTGCTATCAAAGATATCAACCGTCGTATGTCAATTGGTGAAGCTAAGGCTCGCCGCGCGAAGAAAGAGATGGTCGAGGCTAACTTACGTCTAGTAATCTCTATCGCGAAAAAATACACCAACCGCGGTCTACAGTTCCTGGATCTAATCCAAGAAGGTAACATTGGACTGATGAAAGCGGTTGATAAGTTTGAATACCGTCGTGGTTATAAGTTCTCAACTTACGCAACTTGGTGGATCCGTCAGGCGATCACTCGCTCTATTGCTGACCAAGCAAGAACGATCCGTATTCCAGTGCACATGATTGAGACTATCAACAAGCTAAACCGTATCTCTCGTCAAATGCTACAAGAGATGGGTCGTGAACCTACTCCTGAAGAGTTGGCTGAACGTATGATGATGCCTGAAGATAAGATCCGTAAGGTACTTAAGATTGCTAAAGAGCCAATCTCAATGGAAACCCCTATCGGCGATGACGAAGATTCGCATTTAGGTGATTTCATCGAAGATACGACCTTAGAGCTACCTCTAGACTCGGCAACAGGCGAAAGCTTGAAGAACGCCACTCATGAAGTGCTTGCAGGTCTAACAGCTCGTGAAGCCAAAGTATTGCGTATGCGTTTCGGTATCGACATGAATACCGACCATACTCTTGAAGAGGTAGGTAAGCAGTTTGACGTGACACGTGAACGTATTCGTCAAATTGAAGCTAAGGCACTGCGTAAGCTGCGTCATCCTTCACGCTCAGAAATCTTAAAATCTTTCCTCGACGAGTAA
- the dnaG gene encoding DNA primase — protein sequence MAIPRDFINELVARIDIVDLIDAKVPLKKAGKNHSACCPFHSEKSPSFTVSRDKQFYHCFGCGAHGNVIDFVMEYDRLDFIDAIEDLAGQLGVEVPREQGTGPKRDEGLSRDLYQLMEEASLYFQNQLRQNNDKQKVLDYLTHRGLSNEVVEHFNIGFAPDGWDGLLSRYRQSQSAQDKLLTAGMVIENDNGKRYDRFRDRLMFPIRDRRGRVIGFGGRVLGDGTPKYLNSPETPIFHKGSELYGLYELKQKHRDAQKVLIVEGYMDVVALAQFGVDYAVASLGTSTTAEQFQLLLRSAKEVVCCYDGDRAGVEAAWRALETALPLLKPGNQVKFMFLPQGEDPDTMVRKVGKKVFESQIDEAQLLPEFLFETLAKQHGSDKGTLAKQAIKLIEKVQDTVLQSLLLENLAYKLGMNSAEELKKKLGFSAKEQAKPLQTKALKGRGTPLRLAIALLVQNPLLGEGLPQQPALKHIKMAGIELLTLLLDITRKQVKNSAQLLEQFRGDKQVNTLKKLTQWDHQVADENLQFEFRKTLVWLNNQYIEQRYQELSLKQNHTKDERIQLTKLIAVIKGLK from the coding sequence ATGGCAATACCTCGTGATTTCATCAATGAGCTTGTAGCTCGAATTGACATAGTCGATCTGATCGACGCTAAAGTACCCCTAAAAAAAGCGGGTAAGAATCACTCTGCCTGTTGTCCTTTTCATAGCGAAAAATCGCCCTCTTTTACCGTAAGCCGAGATAAACAGTTTTACCACTGTTTTGGTTGCGGCGCACATGGCAACGTCATCGACTTCGTGATGGAGTATGACCGGCTCGACTTTATTGATGCCATTGAAGACCTCGCAGGTCAACTTGGGGTTGAAGTCCCAAGAGAACAAGGCACAGGGCCCAAACGCGACGAAGGATTAAGTCGTGATTTATATCAGTTAATGGAAGAAGCAAGTCTGTATTTTCAGAATCAGCTTAGACAGAACAATGACAAACAAAAGGTGCTTGATTATTTAACACATCGAGGACTCTCCAATGAAGTGGTTGAACATTTCAATATTGGATTTGCACCCGACGGATGGGACGGTTTATTAAGCCGCTATCGTCAAAGTCAAAGTGCACAAGATAAATTGCTCACCGCCGGCATGGTGATAGAGAATGACAACGGTAAACGTTACGATAGATTTCGTGACCGGCTTATGTTTCCGATTCGAGACAGAAGAGGCCGAGTTATCGGTTTCGGTGGTCGAGTTTTAGGTGATGGCACACCAAAGTACTTGAATTCTCCAGAAACGCCCATATTTCATAAGGGTAGTGAACTTTATGGTCTCTATGAACTTAAACAGAAGCATAGAGATGCGCAGAAAGTGCTCATTGTCGAAGGCTATATGGATGTGGTCGCACTGGCACAATTTGGTGTCGACTATGCAGTAGCATCATTAGGTACATCGACAACGGCTGAACAATTTCAGCTTTTACTGCGAAGTGCCAAAGAAGTAGTCTGCTGTTATGACGGTGATAGAGCTGGTGTTGAGGCCGCATGGCGAGCACTCGAAACGGCATTGCCTCTGTTAAAACCAGGCAACCAAGTTAAGTTTATGTTCCTTCCCCAAGGCGAAGACCCTGATACTATGGTTCGCAAGGTGGGAAAAAAGGTGTTCGAAAGTCAGATTGATGAAGCACAACTGCTACCTGAGTTTCTTTTTGAAACATTAGCTAAGCAACATGGTTCTGATAAAGGTACACTGGCCAAACAAGCTATAAAACTAATTGAAAAAGTACAAGACACTGTTTTACAGAGTCTACTACTTGAAAACTTAGCGTATAAACTCGGGATGAACAGTGCCGAAGAGCTAAAGAAAAAGTTAGGCTTCTCCGCTAAAGAGCAAGCTAAACCGCTTCAAACAAAAGCATTAAAAGGACGAGGAACCCCATTGCGATTAGCCATCGCCTTGCTAGTACAAAATCCTCTTTTAGGTGAAGGTTTGCCTCAGCAACCTGCACTGAAACATATAAAGATGGCCGGCATAGAATTGCTGACTCTTTTATTAGACATAACTCGTAAACAAGTTAAAAACAGCGCACAACTACTTGAGCAGTTCAGAGGTGATAAGCAAGTCAACACCCTGAAAAAGCTGACCCAATGGGACCATCAAGTGGCGGATGAAAACTTGCAATTCGAGTTTAGGAAAACCTTGGTTTGGCTCAATAATCAATATATTGAACAGCGATATCAAGAGCTAAGTCTAAAACAGAACCATACTAAAGATGAAAGGATACAACTGACGAAGCTTATTGCTGTCATAAAAGGGCTAAAATAA
- the folK gene encoding 2-amino-4-hydroxy-6-hydroxymethyldihydropteridine diphosphokinase — MSARIFISLGSNIEPERYIKAALSELSYYFDNLLCSSVFESESVGFDGSNFLNMVVAVDTDLSIPDVIAVFKKIEQAHGRIPGAKKFSPRSLDLDLLLYDDLVTQDPIELPRAEVLTNAFVLWPLAEIAPELVHPVAGQRYQSLWDDYDKTKQKLWPIAFTCPQMA; from the coding sequence ATGAGCGCAAGAATATTTATCAGTTTGGGCAGTAATATTGAACCTGAGCGTTACATTAAGGCCGCGTTAAGTGAGTTGAGTTACTATTTCGATAATCTGCTTTGTTCATCGGTTTTTGAGAGTGAATCCGTTGGGTTTGATGGCAGTAACTTTTTAAACATGGTGGTGGCCGTCGATACTGATTTAAGTATCCCAGACGTTATTGCCGTGTTTAAGAAGATAGAGCAAGCCCATGGTCGTATTCCAGGGGCAAAGAAGTTTTCCCCGAGGAGTTTGGATCTTGATCTACTGCTTTATGATGATCTTGTCACGCAAGATCCGATTGAATTACCAAGAGCTGAAGTCTTAACTAATGCCTTTGTACTATGGCCTTTGGCGGAGATTGCACCTGAGTTGGTGCATCCCGTGGCGGGTCAACGTTATCAATCCTTATGGGATGATTACGATAAGACTAAGCAGAAACTTTGGCCTATTGCATTTACTTGCCCGCAAATGGCATAA
- a CDS encoding undecaprenyl-diphosphate phosphatase — protein sequence MDTFQVIVLALIQGLTEFLPISSSAHLILPSQLFGWEDQGLAFDVAVHIGSLLAVVLYFRKEVVSLLTSWISSIFKGKQTDDSKLAWWIILATLPAVILGFTLKDLIEEYLRGPGVIAITTVVFGLLLWWADRMSRCELTEYQTGWKKALLIGFAQALALIPGTSRSGATITAALMLGLGREAAARFSFLMSIPVILGAALLMGKDLVESGHAIDYTSLALGILVSFVAAYVCIHLFLKIISRMGMTPFVIYRLALGAVLCVFIFA from the coding sequence ATGGACACTTTTCAGGTCATCGTATTAGCGCTTATTCAAGGCTTGACCGAGTTTTTACCCATTTCAAGTTCGGCACATCTTATTCTACCTTCGCAACTTTTTGGCTGGGAAGATCAAGGCTTAGCATTTGATGTAGCCGTTCATATCGGTTCGTTGTTAGCGGTGGTACTTTATTTTCGTAAAGAGGTGGTGTCGCTATTAACCTCTTGGATTTCCAGTATATTTAAAGGTAAGCAAACTGACGATAGTAAGCTTGCTTGGTGGATCATTTTAGCGACGTTGCCTGCGGTTATTCTTGGTTTTACATTGAAAGATTTGATTGAAGAGTATTTACGTGGTCCGGGCGTTATTGCCATTACTACGGTTGTTTTCGGTTTGCTCCTGTGGTGGGCGGATAGAATGTCTCGTTGTGAGCTGACTGAATACCAAACGGGTTGGAAAAAAGCATTACTGATCGGCTTCGCTCAGGCGTTGGCACTTATACCTGGCACTTCTCGCTCAGGCGCGACGATCACTGCGGCCTTAATGTTAGGCTTAGGTCGTGAAGCCGCAGCTCGATTCTCCTTCTTAATGTCGATACCGGTTATTTTAGGTGCGGCTTTATTGATGGGTAAAGATCTGGTTGAAAGTGGCCATGCCATCGACTACACCTCATTGGCACTGGGCATCCTTGTTTCATTTGTGGCAGCGTATGTTTGTATTCACCTGTTTTTGAAAATTATCAGCCGTATGGGAATGACGCCGTTCGTTATTTACCGTCTGGCATTGGGCGCAGTGTTATGCGTCTTTATATTTGCATAA
- a CDS encoding transcriptional regulator NanR, giving the protein MPITIKRPIERKKLSQTVEEELEQMIRQGEIAEGDPLPSERELMVAFGVGRPSIRDALAALARKGLVKISSGERTRVTRPTPDTIISELSGMSKDFLSQPNGLQYFDQLRHFFESSLVRHAAEFATKEQIEELDKALELNGKAINSENQFKKTDIYFHRVIASIPGNPIFLAIHQALVDWVIDARPAKANAKELNTKSHQDHIDILNCIKNRDVEGADKKLTQHLEYVFKKYYAQ; this is encoded by the coding sequence ATGCCAATTACCATTAAACGTCCCATTGAAAGAAAAAAGCTATCTCAAACTGTCGAAGAAGAGTTGGAGCAGATGATCCGTCAAGGAGAAATAGCTGAAGGTGATCCGCTTCCCTCTGAAAGAGAATTAATGGTTGCGTTTGGTGTTGGTAGGCCCTCTATTCGCGATGCTTTGGCAGCTCTGGCGCGTAAAGGTCTAGTAAAAATTAGCAGTGGTGAAAGAACCCGTGTAACTCGACCTACACCTGATACTATTATTTCTGAATTATCAGGTATGTCGAAAGATTTTTTATCGCAACCTAATGGCTTACAATATTTTGACCAGCTTAGACACTTCTTTGAATCAAGCTTAGTACGCCATGCTGCTGAGTTTGCGACAAAAGAGCAAATTGAAGAGTTAGACAAAGCACTTGAATTAAATGGTAAAGCGATTAATAGTGAAAACCAATTCAAAAAAACAGATATTTACTTCCATCGTGTCATCGCCTCAATACCTGGCAATCCAATATTTTTAGCAATTCACCAAGCCCTTGTAGATTGGGTTATCGATGCTAGGCCTGCCAAAGCAAATGCCAAAGAGCTCAACACTAAAAGCCACCAAGATCATATTGATATTTTAAATTGCATTAAAAATCGCGATGTAGAAGGGGCTGATAAGAAGCTTACTCAACATTTAGAATATGTGTTTAAAAAATATTACGCTCAGTAG
- a CDS encoding L,D-transpeptidase family protein gives MMRVMLWFIVSLIPSIALANVYPLPEKGSRLIGEVQEHIVVKGDFFQTISKQYNIGILELMETNPGVDPFLPTVGSKLVIPTQMLLPDVPRTGIVINLPELRLYYFPKNGKEVHVFPVGIGRIGRETPEMVTKIKSRIPNPSWTPPASIRKDHLEERGEVLPRIVPAGPDNPLGKYAMQLSYGDGSYLIHGTNKDFGIGMRVSSGCIRLNPDDIEWLFNQAKYGDSVRVINQTVKISSEANGEQIIEVHSNLSKSETDVSRDKVVSLTAGIVKFISQDSVDSFKANDALLAQDGLPVNISL, from the coding sequence ATGATGCGAGTCATGTTGTGGTTCATTGTAAGCTTAATCCCTTCAATTGCGTTGGCAAATGTATACCCATTACCAGAAAAAGGCAGTCGCCTTATTGGCGAGGTTCAGGAGCATATTGTCGTTAAGGGAGACTTCTTCCAAACCATCTCGAAACAATACAACATTGGTATCCTTGAACTCATGGAGACCAACCCTGGGGTCGATCCTTTTCTGCCGACTGTAGGCTCAAAACTTGTTATTCCTACTCAGATGTTGCTGCCAGATGTTCCTCGTACCGGAATTGTTATTAATTTGCCTGAGCTTCGTCTTTATTACTTTCCAAAGAATGGTAAAGAGGTACATGTTTTCCCTGTTGGGATAGGGCGTATTGGACGTGAAACGCCAGAAATGGTGACTAAGATTAAGTCGAGGATCCCTAATCCAAGCTGGACGCCACCTGCGAGTATTCGCAAAGATCACCTAGAAGAGCGTGGTGAAGTTCTGCCACGGATTGTACCAGCAGGACCTGATAACCCTTTAGGTAAGTATGCGATGCAACTTTCCTATGGCGATGGCAGTTACTTAATTCATGGAACAAATAAAGATTTTGGTATCGGTATGCGTGTTAGCTCTGGCTGTATTCGCCTAAATCCTGATGATATCGAATGGTTGTTCAATCAAGCTAAATATGGCGATTCTGTCAGAGTGATCAATCAGACAGTAAAGATATCTTCAGAAGCTAACGGTGAGCAGATTATCGAGGTTCATTCGAACTTATCTAAGTCTGAGACAGATGTAAGTAGAGATAAGGTAGTGAGCTTGACAGCGGGGATTGTTAAGTTTATCAGTCAGGACAGTGTTGATAGCTTTAAGGCCAATGATGCCCTGTTAGCGCAAGATGGTTTACCGGTTAATATTAGTTTGTAG
- the plsY gene encoding glycerol-3-phosphate 1-O-acyltransferase PlsY has protein sequence MTALTLGMILFAYLAGSISSAVLVCRLRGLPDPRTQGSGNPGATNVLRIGGVSSAAMVLFFDMLKGALPAYIAFRLGLDSVSLGIIAVAACLGHIFPIFFHFKGGKGVATAFGAMAPIGPELALLLMGTWLLLVLICRYSSLAAIITALLAPFYTAYLDDRFVIPVTMLSALIVIRHKENIQRLIKGEEAKFSRKKVDKPKK, from the coding sequence ATGACAGCACTTACTTTGGGAATGATATTGTTCGCCTATCTGGCCGGATCAATTTCGAGTGCTGTATTGGTATGTCGTTTACGTGGATTACCCGATCCTAGAACCCAAGGTTCCGGCAACCCAGGTGCGACTAATGTATTACGCATAGGCGGTGTCAGCTCTGCAGCCATGGTGCTTTTTTTCGATATGTTAAAAGGAGCACTCCCAGCTTATATCGCGTTCCGCTTAGGCCTAGACTCTGTTTCCCTTGGGATCATCGCCGTAGCGGCCTGTCTTGGACATATTTTTCCTATATTTTTTCACTTCAAAGGCGGAAAAGGTGTTGCCACCGCTTTTGGTGCTATGGCGCCCATAGGTCCTGAGCTCGCACTGTTGCTGATGGGGACTTGGCTCTTACTGGTATTGATCTGTCGATATTCCTCCCTTGCAGCCATCATCACTGCGCTACTTGCGCCGTTTTATACCGCGTACCTCGATGACAGATTTGTTATTCCAGTCACCATGTTATCGGCCTTGATCGTGATCAGGCATAAAGAAAACATTCAAAGACTGATAAAAGGTGAAGAAGCTAAGTTTTCACGCAAAAAAGTGGATAAACCTAAAAAATAG